A section of the Zymoseptoria tritici IPO323 chromosome 9, whole genome shotgun sequence genome encodes:
- the Pkc1b gene encoding kinase C-like protein (A Serine/Threonine protein kinase related to S. cerevisiae Pkc1 in the cell wall integrity MAP kinase pathway. The hypothetical protein has several domains for example, Rho interacting domain at N-terminus, Cysteine-rich zinc binding regioin in the middle and a protein kinase catalytic domain at C-terminus.. ...) — MNEDAAIQDLHRKIDREKAIINAANQMRQATNNASVNSRVESNIRDARRNIAYFEQTLQDLKARKMGNDMGNLSVSGNGGPATPHHGSRGGSGSGINNEQGYGGGADYGNPGPGGYSMGGAPGLMPPRAPYAPGPTDRSPRARPNYSKLDLIKYDTAHLGPRIQLMLSQLEFKLSVEKQYKDGIEKMVTLYQMAGDRKSRGEAELRRMESNQKIQLLTRALRRYEDLHVDVENGADGADDDSLDTPSQRKPLTGHLSVKIHAVADVDHAASGRFTRGPDTFVIMKVEDAFKGRTKATKTDRWTDETHEFDVDKANEIEFTVYDKSSGDHPIPIGLLWIRLSDLVDEIRRKRIETEFNQAGWITADKMDGSPRPDMQFQPPPNSSHGGGMGGSTAAAAGGPAGSGLAPQTGPVYVDAWFSLEPVGRVQITLGFVKQTKDRRPFDVGLNRKGAVRQKKEDIVEQYGHKFAVQTFYNIMRCALCGDFLKYTAGMQCADCKYTCHQKCYSKVVTKCISKSNAESDPDEEKINHRIPHRFDAFSNMGANWCCHCGYMLPLGKRQSRKCSECKLTCHSNCVHFVPDFCGMSMESANQILAEQKRAKGRMLQNSTKLRPPGQTSTGRPTPPTQTQSFAPTLFSYGKDRMSDSYDQPPRTSSYGPAGAADAAKASMNSPGSPESMHRPPANRTQSSQAAAAAAAAAAALSSGGKPQDRPGYNRGSTEYGQQQPSSGGYADGYAESKRLPAQPQQASYNPAHYAAVAGYPPPSPYQQPVAQQAPRPPPKQAQSSPYQQQPPQVSQSPARTQSPSTAPPPSMSVTAPVVEERKPAPPANSSGTGRRIGLDHFNFLAVLGKGNFGKVMLAETKTSKQLYAIKVLKKEFIIENDEVESTRSEKRVFLIANKERHPFLLNLYACFQTETRVYFVMEYISGGDLMLHIQRGQFGTKRAQFYAAEVCLALKYFHENGVIYRDLKLDNILLTTEGHIRIADYGLCKEDMWYGSTTSTFCGTPEFMAPEILLDKKYGRAVDWWAFGVLIYQMLLQQSPFRGEDEDEIYDAILADEPLYPIHMPRDSVSILQKLLTREPELRLGSGPTDAQEIMSHAFFRNVNWEDVYCKRVPPPFIPTIKGRADTSNFDSEFTSVTPVLTPVQSVLSQAMQEEFRGFSYSADFV, encoded by the exons ATGAACGAAGATGCGGCCATTCAAGATTTGCACCGCAAGATCGATCGTGAAAAGGCCATCATTAATGCCGCAAACCAGATGCGGCAGGCAACAAACAATGCCTCTGTCAATTCTCGCGTCGAATCCAACATTCGCGATGCCAGGCGGAATATTGCATACTTTGAGCAGACGCTACAAGACTTGAAGGCGCGAAAGATGGGCAATGACATGGGCAATCTTTCCGTGTCTGGGAATGGAGGACCGGCAACACCACACCATGGATCCCGAGGAGGCTCTGGCAGCGGCATCAACAACGAGCAAGGCTACGGCGGAGGTGCCGACTATGGGAATCCAGGTCCTGGAGGATATAGCATGGGCGGTGCGCCTGGACTCATGCCACCTCGAGCACCATACGCGCCAGGTCCTACAGATAGGTCGCCGCGAGCGCGTCCGAACTATAGCAAGCTCG ATCTGATCAAATACGACACCGCTCACCTCGGCCCACGAATCCAGCTCATGTTGTCCCAGCTCGAATTCAAACTTTCCGTGGAGAAGCAGTACAAGGACGGCATTGAAAAGATGGTCACACTATACCAAATGGCAGGCGATCGTAAGAGCAGAGGCGAGGCAGAACTGCGCCGAATGGAGAGCAATCAAAAGATCCAGCTTCTTACGAGGGCACTGCGGAGATATGAAGACCTTCACGTTGATGTTGAGAATGGCGCAGATGGCGCGGATGACGATAGTCTGGACACTCCCAGCCAGCGCAAGCCGCTCACGGGTCACTTGTCGGTCAAGATTCATGCTGTGGCAGATGTGGACCATGCAGCGTCCGGCCGGTTCACGCGAGGGCCGGACACATTCGTAATCATGAAAGTTGAAGATGCTTTCAAAGGTCGAACGAAGGCGACCAAGACGGATCGATGGACCGACGAGACGCACGAGTTCGATGTGGACAAAGCGAACGAGATTGAATTCACGGTATACGACAAATCGAGCGGAGACCATCCCATTCCAATTGGCCTCCTATGGATCCGGCTATCTGACCTCGTGGATGAGATTCGAAGAAAGAGGATCGAGACAGAGTTCAACCAGGCCGGGTGGATTACCGCTGATAAGATGGACGGTTCTCCTCGCCCGGATATGCAATTTCAACCACCTCCCAACTCTTCTCATGGCGGAGGAATGGGCGGATccactgctgctgctgctggaggtCCTGCTGGCTCAGGTCTCGCCCCGCAGACAGGACCCGTATACGTCGATGCCTGGTTCTCACTGGAGCCCGTCGGAAGAGTTCAGATCACGCTCGGTTTCGTCAAGCAGACCAAGGATCGCAGGCCATTTGATGTTGGTCTCAATCGAAAGGGTGCCGTACGTCAAAAGAAGGAAGACATCGTGGAGCAATACGGCCACAAGTTTGCCGTGCAGACATTTTACAACATCATGCGTTGTGCTTTGTGTGGCGACTTTCTCAAATACACCGCAGGCATGCAGTGTGCGGACTGCAAGTACACTTGCCATCAGAAATGTTACTCAAAGGTGGTCACGAAGTGCATCAGCAAGTCCAATGCTGAAAGCGACccggatgaggagaagatcaACCACCGCATCCCTCACAGATTTGACGCATTCTCCAACATGGGCGCCAACTGGTGTTGCCACTGCGGATATATGCTGCCACTGGGCAAACGACAATCGAGAAAGTGCTCCGAGTGCAAGCTTACGTGTCACTCCAATTGTGTGCACTTCGTTCCGGACTTCTGTGGTATGAGCATGGAAAGCGCCAACCAAATCCTGGCTGAGCAGAAGAGAGCCAAGGGTCGCATGCTGCAGAATAGCACCAAGCTGCGCCCACCCGGGCAAACCTCAACTGGCAGACCGACTCCACCCACGCAGACTCAGAGCTTTGCTCCGACACT GTTTTCGTACGGCAAAGATCGCATGTCGGATTCGTACGACCAGCCTCCACGAACATCATCATATGGTCCAGCTGGTGCTGCCGATGCCGCCAAGGCTTCAATGAACTCTCCCGGTTCTCCCGAAAGCATGCACAGACCGCCTGCTAACCGCACACAGTCCTCCCAAGCTGCTGCAGCCGCGGCGGCTGCCGCCGCAGCTTTGTCTTCTGGCGGCAAGCCACAGGATCGGCCAGGCTATAACAGAGGCTCGACCGAGTATGGCCAGCAACAGCCATCATCTGGTGGCTACGCGGACGGCTATGCCGAGAGCAAGAGGCTGCCAGCGCAACCTCAACAAGCATCTTACAACCCAGCCCACTACGCGGCGGTCGCCGGCTACccacctccatcgccttATCAGCAGCCAGTGGCCCAGCAGGCACCGAGACCACCACCGAAACAGGCCCAGTCGTCCCCGTACCAGCAGCAACCACCTCAAGTCTCTCAATCTCCAGCTCGCACGCAATCTCCCAGCACAGCACCACCGCCCAGCATGTCCGTCACCGCACCTGTGGTCGAAGAGAGGAAACCAGCTCCTCCCGCCAATTCTTCTGGCACTGGACGACGCATTGGTCTGGATCACTTCAATTTCTTGGCCGTGCTTGGTAAGGGTAACTTTGGAAAGGTCATGCTTGCAGAGACCAAAACCAGCAAGCAATTGTACGCCATCAAGGTTTTGAAGAAAGAGTTCATCATTGAGAATGATGAAGTGGAGAGCACCCGCTCTGAGAAGCGCGTGTTCTTGATCGCCAACAAGGAACGTCATCCCTTCCTCTTGAACTTGTACGCCTGCTTCCAGACCGAGACAAGAGTCTACTTCGTCATGGAGTACATCAGCGGAGGTGATTTGATGTTGCACATCCAGCGCGGACAGTTTGGCACCAAGCGCGCACAGTTCTACGCGGCCGAAGTCTGCCTCGCACTGAAATACTTCCACGAGAACGGCGTCATCTACCGCGACTTGAAACTCGACAACATTCTTCTCACGACCGAAGGCCACATCAGAATCGCCGACTACGGTCTCTGCAAGGAAGACATGTGGTATGGCTCCACGACCAGCACCTTCTGCGGCACGCCCGAATTCATGGCGCCGGAGATATTACTCGACAAGAAATACGGCCGCGCCGTCGACTGGTGGGCTTTCGGTGTGTTGATCTACCAGATGCTGCTGCAGCAATCGCCCTTCcgtggcgaggacgaggatgaaaTCTACGATGCTATCCTTGCTGATGAGCCCTTGTATCCGATCCACATGCCGAGAGATAGCGTGTCGATTCTGCAGAAGCTGCTTACCCGCGAACCGGAGCTGAGACTTGGTTCGGGTCCGACTGACGCTCAGGAGATTATGAGCCATGCTTTCTTCCGGAATGTCAATTGGGAGGATGTCTACTGCAAGCGTGTGCCGCCGCCTTTCATCCCGACTATCAAAGGACGGGCGGACACCAGCAATTTCGATTCGGAATTCACGAGTGTCACGCCGGTGCTCACGCCCGTGCAGTCTG TACTTTCGCAGGCCATGCAAGAAGAGTTCCGAGGCTTCTCGTACTCTGCCGACTTCGTTTGA
- a CDS encoding secreted peptidase-S8 (Peptidase_S8, predicted. synonym carboxypeptidase S8; related to S53 protease family. Subtilase family. Serine protease. Subtilisin, kexin, sedolisin. predicted medium (608 aa) secreted protein with probable O-glycosylation at four Thr.) → MRSSIFLALCGLSATFAVPLEKKADYAIKDSHFVPSQWKKLGKAHPSHTISLRIGVKQGNFKELERQLLEVSDPEHHLYGKHLSQDDVTSLVAPSQQALGAVHDWLEDNNIRLDQVRYTPAKDWVIVNLPVTEVEDLLDTEYHVYGNDAGSRIVRTPEYSLPKWLHEHIDTIQPTNYFSDPKAMAKLPFGLEDQGLTFQEATVSADSTNLETYGGNDAAAVCNTSAVSSLCLRTLYRTVDYTPKVPHLNYVGTTNYLNETANYSDFHIYMSQQRKDADSKYQYSYQIVDNGINFQGLETEFYGERDVEANLDVQTVGGIAYPTRFTTYSTGGSPPFTPDLATPTNTNEPYLTWVNYVLSQPSVPFTISTSYGDDEQSVPKSYAQRVCAEFAALGARGSTLLFSSGDNGVGKNGTCLSNDGKNTPKFQPSFPASCPYVTTVGGTKNINPEEVAYRVRNGYVAGGGVSNYFPQPLYQKSAVKKYLASIGNLHKGLYNPNGRAYPDISAQGYGFVVVYGGKNTLVDGTSASSPAAAGILTNVNDALIAAGRPPLGFMNPWLYSRAGKGFNDITVGNIWGCNTSGFPAKDGWDLATGYGTPDFKNIRAALGV, encoded by the exons ATGAGGAGttccatcttcctcgcccttTGTGGGCTGTCGGCGACATTTGCCGTTCCtttggagaagaaggccgaCTATGCCATCAAAGATTCACACTTTGTTCCGAGTCAATGGAAGAAGCTCGGAAAAGCACATCCA AGTCACACAATCAGCCTCCGCATTGGCGTGAAGCAGGGCAACTTCAAGGAACTCGAAAGACAGCTCCTCGAAGTCAGCGACCCAGAACACCACCTCTACGGCAAGCACTTGTCCCAGGACGATGTCACCTCCCTCGTTGCACCCTCTCAGCAAGCTCTCGGAGCTGTGCACGATTGGCTTGAAGACAACAACATCCGCTTGGATCAAGTCCGCTACACACCGGCGAAGGACTGGGTGATCGTCAACCTGCCAGTGACCGAAGTCGAGGATCTGCTTGACACCGAATACCACGTCTATGGGAACGATGCCGGCAGCCGCATCGTGCGAACACCAGAGTACAGCTTGCCCAAGTGGCTCCACGAACACATCGACACCATTCAACCTACAAACTACTTCAGCGATCCGAAAGCCATGGCCAAGCTGCCATTTGGACTGGAAGATCAAGGCTTGACTTTCCAGGAAGCCACTGTCAGCGCCGACTCCACCAACCTGGAGACTTACGGTGGCAACGACGCAGCTGCCGTGTGCAACACTTCCGCCGTTTCCAGTCTTTGCCTCCGCACGCTGTACAGGACCGTCGACTACACACCTAAAGTACCCCACTTGAACTACGTCGGCACGACCAACTACCTCAACGAGACTGCCAACTACTCTGATTTCCACATCTACATGTCCCAGCAGAGGAAGGACGCGGACTCGAAGTACCAGTACTCTTACCAGATTGTGGACAACGGTATCAACTTCCAGGGATTGGAGACTGAATTCTACGGCGAGAGAGATGTTGAGGCCAACTTGGACGTTCAG ACCGTCGGAGGCATTGCCTACCCTACTCGTTTCACCACCTACTCTACCGGCGGCTCTCCTCCTTTCACTCCAGATCTCGCTACCCCAACAAACACGAACGAGCCCTACCTGACCTGGGTGAACTACGTTCTCTCGCAGCCCTCCGTTCCTTTCACCATCTCGACCTCCTACGGTGACGATGAGCAGTCCGTCCCAAAGAGCTACGCCCAGCGTGTCTGCGCTGAGTTCGCCGCCCTGGGAGCTCGTGGTTCCACTCTCCTTTT CTCCTCCGGCGACAACGGCGTCGGCAAGAACGGCACCTGCCTCTCCAACGACGGCAAAAACACCCCCAAGTTCCAACCGTCCTTCCCAGCCTCGTGTCCATACGTCACCACCGTCGGCGGAACCAAGAACATCAACCCCGAAGAAGTCGCCTACCGCGTGCGCAACGGCTACGTGGCCGGCGGCGGTGTCTCCAACTACTTCCCCCAACCATTGTACCAAAAGTCCGCCGTCAAAAAGTACCTCGCGAGCATCGGCAATCTCCACAAGGGACTGTACAACCCCAACGGACGGGCGTACCCGGATATCTCGGCTCAGGGGTACGGATTCGTGGTCGTCTACGGAGGGAAGAATACTCTCGTCGACGGAACCAGTGCTTCGTCGCCGGCGGCTGCTGGAA TCCTCACCAACGTCAACGATGCTCTCATCGCTGCtggtcgtcctcctcttggATTCATGAACCCGTGGCTCTACAGCCGAGCTGGCAAGGGTTTCAACGATATCACCGTTGGCAACATTTGGGGTTGTAACAC ATCTGGTTTCCCGGCGAAGGATGGTTGGGATTTGGCGACTGGATATGGCACGCCTGATTTCAAGAACATTCGCGCCGCTCTTGGTGTGTAG
- the ERG8 gene encoding ERG8, Phosphomevalonate kinase (Phosphomevalonate kinase, an essential cytosolic enzyme that acts in the biosynthesis of isoprenoids and sterols, including ergosterol, from mevalonate) produces MVRDGAVAVSAPGKVLLAGGYLVLDRAHTGLVFGLDARIHVLVQDIPTSNGIVINQFTAHSPQFLEAVWDYGYRLTERNGGIEVTQLRIDADLNLNRNPFVETTLSYVLSYITSIVGPSICPATITILADNDYYSTPAAISNGKSNTDSRFYNFAIPLSKAPKTGLGSSAALVTAVTAALLRFYLPKTEFNLTTDISKRRLHNLAQAAHCAAQGKVGSGFDVASAVYGTCIYRRFSPDILVSRSEPGVPRFATELRDIVDENHHGGKWDTEIIKDAVKIPEGLRLVMCDVSCGSKTPGMVKQVLAWRKETPEEANAIWRDLDEANENLAKELKAVAESKSPNDYSGLTKCLTEIRELIRIMSEKSGVPIEPPAQTELLDACEKVPGVVGGVVPGAGGYDAISLLIEDREDVVTGLEKLFAGWDFKGDGSAAGGGGKVSMLGVRQDMEGVRLEEPQKYVDWLKGF; encoded by the exons ATGGTCCGCGATGGAGCTGTAGCCGTCTCAGCTCCAGGCAAAGTCCTGCTGGCGGGCGGTTACCTCGTCTTGGATCGTGCTCACACCGGTCTGGTCTTCGGGTTGGACGCCCGCATTCATGTATTGGTCCAAGACATTCCGACGAGCAATGGCATTGTCATCAATCAATTCACTGCCCATTCCCCGCAGTTCTTGGAGGCTGTGTGGGATTATGGATATCGTCTGACTGAGAGGAATGGCGGTATTGAGGTCACTCAGCTGAGGAT AGACGCTGACCTCAACCTCAATCGCAACCCCTTCGTGGAAACCACTCTCAGCTATGTCCTAAGCTACATCACCAGCATCGTTGGACCAAGCATCTGCCCAGCGACAATCACAATCCTCGCAGACAACGACTACTACTCAACACCAGCCGCAATCTCCAACGGCAAGTCCAACACCGACTCTCGCTTCTACAACTTCGCCATCCCTCTCTCAAAAGCTCCCAAAACCGGCCTCGGATCCTCCGCAGCACTCGTCACAGCCGTCACAGCAGCTCTCCTCCGCTTCTACCTCCCCAAAACCGAGTTCAACCTCACCACCGACATCAGCAAACGTCGTCTCCACAACCTCGCCCAAGCAGCCCACTGTGCAGCCCAAGGCAAAGTCGGCTCAGGCTTCGACGTCGCCTCTGCAGTCTACGGCACATGCATCTATCGTCGCTTCTCCCCGGACATCCTCGTCAGCCGTTCCGAACCCGGTGTCCCGCGATTCGCCACCGAACTCCGCgacatcgtcgacgagaacCACCACGGAGGCAAGTGGGACACTGAAATCATCAAGGACGCAGTGAAGATTCCAGAAGGACTACGACTAGTCATGTGCGATGTCTCATGCGGTAGCAAAACCCCCGGTATGGTGAAGCAAGTTCTCGCGTGGAGGAAGGAGACGCCCGAGGAGGCCAATGCCATCTGGCGGGATCTGGACGAAGCGAATGAGAACTTGGCAAAGGAGTTGAAAGCCGTGGCAGAGTCGAAGTCGCCGAATGATTACTCTGGTCTCACGAAGTGTCTGACTGAAATTCGGGAGTTGATTCGAATCATGTCGGAGAAGAGCGGCGTGCCGATCGAGCCGCCCGCGCAGACGGAGCTGCTGGATGCTTGTGAGAAGGTACCTGGTGTGGTGGGTGGTGTTGTGCCGGGAGCAGGAGGCTACGATGCGATTTCGCTTTTGATCGAAGATCGCGAGGACGTGGTAACCGGGCTTGAGAAGCTGTTCGCGGGGTGGGACTTCAAGGGCGATGGAAGcgctgctggaggaggtggtaAAGTTAGCATGCTAGGTGTGAGGCAGGACATGGAAGGAGTGAGATTGGAAGAGCCACAAAAGTATGTCGACTGGTTGAAGGGATTCTGA